The Oharaeibacter diazotrophicus genome includes a window with the following:
- a CDS encoding heme lyase CcmF/NrfE family subunit, with product MIAELGHFALVLALALAILQSVVPVLGAARRDDALMRVGPSLALAEFVLIGLAFAALAHAYMTSDFSVANVYENSHSLKPTLYKLTGLWGNHEGSMLLWVLILALFGAAVAAFGGNLPATLKANVIGVQGWITTAFLAFILVTSNPFLRLDPAPFQGQDLNPVLQDVGLAIHPPLLYLGYVGFSISFAFAVAALIEGRIDAAWARWVRPWTLAAWVFLTAGIAMGSYWAYYELGWGGWWFWDPVENASFMPWLAGTALLHSALVMEKRNALKVWTVLLAILTFSLSLLGTFLVRSGVLTSVHAFATDPARGVFILGILCVFIGGGLALFAWRAGTLAQGGLFAPVSREGALVLNNIVLTAATATVLVGTLYPLLLEATTGGKVSVGAPFFNLAFGPLMLPLLIAVPFGPMLAWKRGDLLAATQRLWAAFGAALVAALATLWLAGGGPVLAVIGIGLSAWLIVGAFAELAHRARFRDAGLSVGFARLVGLPRSAFGTALAHAGLGVTLAGIVGVSAFQSETILSMKPGERATIGAYEVTYDGSEDVRGPNYQAMIVHMTARRGGVEVFKLDPEKRFYQARQMPTTEAAIRTHGFSQLYVTLGDPSPDGAGVVVRMWDKPLVTLIWLGGLVMMAGGALSLSDRRLRVGAPKPARAAGPVAAE from the coding sequence ATGATCGCGGAACTCGGACATTTCGCGCTGGTGCTCGCGCTGGCGCTGGCCATCCTGCAGTCGGTGGTGCCGGTGCTCGGCGCCGCCCGCCGCGACGACGCCCTGATGCGGGTCGGCCCCAGCCTCGCGCTGGCGGAATTCGTGCTGATCGGCCTCGCCTTCGCGGCTCTGGCGCACGCCTACATGACCTCGGACTTCTCGGTCGCCAACGTCTACGAGAACTCCCACTCGCTGAAGCCGACGCTCTACAAGCTGACCGGGCTCTGGGGCAACCACGAGGGCTCGATGCTGCTCTGGGTGCTGATCCTGGCCCTGTTCGGCGCCGCGGTCGCCGCCTTCGGCGGTAACCTGCCGGCGACGCTGAAGGCCAACGTGATCGGCGTCCAGGGCTGGATCACCACCGCCTTCCTCGCCTTCATCCTGGTGACGTCCAACCCGTTCCTGCGGCTCGATCCGGCCCCGTTCCAGGGCCAGGACCTCAACCCGGTGCTGCAGGACGTCGGCCTCGCGATCCATCCGCCGCTGCTCTACCTCGGCTACGTCGGCTTCTCGATCTCCTTCGCTTTCGCCGTCGCCGCCCTGATCGAGGGCCGGATCGACGCCGCCTGGGCGCGCTGGGTGCGGCCGTGGACGCTGGCGGCCTGGGTGTTCCTGACCGCCGGCATCGCCATGGGCTCCTACTGGGCCTATTATGAGCTCGGCTGGGGTGGCTGGTGGTTCTGGGACCCGGTCGAGAACGCCTCGTTCATGCCCTGGCTCGCCGGCACCGCGCTCCTGCATTCGGCGCTGGTAATGGAGAAGCGCAACGCGCTCAAGGTCTGGACGGTGCTGCTCGCCATCCTGACCTTCTCGCTGTCGCTTCTCGGCACCTTCCTGGTCCGCTCCGGCGTACTGACCTCGGTGCACGCCTTCGCCACCGACCCGGCGCGCGGCGTCTTCATCCTCGGCATCCTCTGCGTCTTCATCGGCGGCGGTCTCGCGCTGTTCGCGTGGCGCGCCGGGACGCTCGCCCAGGGCGGCCTGTTCGCCCCGGTGAGCCGCGAGGGTGCGCTGGTGTTGAACAACATCGTGCTGACCGCCGCGACCGCGACCGTGCTGGTCGGCACGCTCTACCCGCTGCTGCTCGAGGCGACCACCGGCGGCAAGGTCTCGGTCGGCGCGCCCTTCTTCAACCTCGCCTTCGGCCCGCTGATGCTGCCGTTGCTGATCGCCGTGCCCTTCGGCCCGATGCTGGCCTGGAAGCGCGGCGACCTGCTGGCGGCGACGCAGCGCCTGTGGGCCGCCTTCGGCGCGGCGCTGGTGGCCGCGCTCGCGACGCTCTGGCTCGCCGGCGGCGGCCCGGTGCTCGCCGTCATCGGCATCGGCCTGTCGGCGTGGCTGATCGTCGGCGCCTTCGCCGAACTCGCCCACCGCGCCCGCTTCCGGGACGCCGGCCTCTCCGTCGGCTTCGCCCGCCTCGTCGGCCTGCCGCGCTCGGCCTTCGGCACCGCGCTCGCCCACGCCGGCCTCGGCGTGACGCTGGCCGGCATCGTCGGCGTCAGCGCCTTCCAGAGCGAGACCATCCTGTCGATGAAGCCGGGCGAGCGCGCCACCATCGGCGCCTACGAGGTCACCTACGACGGCAGCGAGGACGTCCGCGGCCCGAATTATCAGGCGATGATCGTCCACATGACCGCCCGGCGCGGCGGAGTCGAGGTGTTCAAGCTGGATCCGGAGAAGCGCTTCTATCAGGCGCGGCAGATGCCGACGACCGAGGCGGCGATCCGCACCCACGGCTTCTCGCAGCTCTACGTCACCCTCGGCGATCCCTCGCCGGACGGGGCGGGCGTCGTGGTGCGGATGTGGGACAAGCCGCTGGTGACGCTGATCTGGCTCGGCGGCCTCGTGATGATGGCCGGCGGCGCGCTGTCGCTGTCGGACCGCCGCCTGCGCGTCGGCGCGCCGAAGCCGGCGCGCGCCGCCGGCCCGGTCGCGGCGGAGTGA
- the ccmE gene encoding cytochrome c maturation protein CcmE — protein sequence MTRKQRRLVLIAVAGSVLAVAVGLTLYGLSGQIALFKTPTEIAEGTVEPGRRLRIGGLVKEGSVVKANGGATVSFAVTDTVNDVAVTYTGLLPDLFREGQGVVAEGALGPDGRFAADTVLAKHDENYMPKEVVDSLKAQGVWQEGAEGGAPVRGAAPAATTSATN from the coding sequence ATGACGCGCAAGCAGCGGAGACTGGTGCTGATCGCGGTCGCGGGCAGCGTGCTCGCGGTGGCGGTGGGGCTGACCCTCTACGGCCTCAGCGGCCAGATCGCCCTGTTCAAGACCCCGACCGAGATCGCCGAGGGCACGGTCGAGCCGGGCCGGCGGCTCCGGATCGGCGGCCTCGTCAAGGAAGGCTCGGTGGTCAAGGCGAACGGCGGCGCGACGGTGAGCTTCGCCGTCACCGACACGGTCAACGACGTCGCCGTCACCTATACCGGCCTGTTGCCGGACCTGTTCCGCGAGGGCCAGGGCGTGGTGGCGGAAGGCGCGCTCGGCCCCGACGGCCGCTTCGCCGCCGACACCGTGCTCGCCAAGCACGACGAGAACTACATGCCGAAGGAGGTCGTCGACAGCCTGAAGGCGCAGGGCGTCTGGCAGGAGGGCGCCGAAGGCGGCGCCCCGGTCAGGGGCGCGGCGCCGGCGGCGACGACGTCCGCCACCAATTGA
- the ccmI gene encoding c-type cytochrome biogenesis protein CcmI has product MLLWIAFAVLTFAAVLAVLLPLARGRSAAPEAEHDLAVYRDQLAELDRDRARGLIGEGEAEAARTEIARRLLRADAALKAAAGSSRSLARPVAVASVLFVPLAALGLYLAVGSPEMPDQPLEARLAASNGEHDVSAMVAQVEAHLEQNPGDVRGWLVVAPIYMRMGRYADAAAAWGKATALGADDVDTRESLGEALVAANQGIVTEEAQAAFDAVVAADGDRPKSLYYRALGLKQAGRNDEALAAFEALMARSPADAPWLPEVRARRGELLAALGRPKDTPEPATLPAMAPPVAAAPGPDAGDVAAAAGMSEGDRQQMIQGMVQRLADRLAADPKDAEGWQRLIRAYAVLGRTADAKAAYAKAKETFAGDAAVLEGIEAVASEAGVSG; this is encoded by the coding sequence ATGCTGCTCTGGATCGCCTTCGCCGTCCTCACCTTCGCGGCCGTCCTCGCGGTGCTGCTGCCGCTGGCCCGGGGCCGGTCCGCGGCCCCGGAAGCCGAGCACGACCTCGCCGTCTACCGCGACCAGCTCGCCGAACTCGACCGCGACCGCGCCCGCGGGCTGATCGGGGAGGGCGAGGCCGAGGCCGCCCGCACCGAGATCGCCCGCCGCCTGCTGCGCGCCGACGCGGCCCTGAAGGCGGCCGCCGGGAGCAGCCGCAGCCTCGCCCGTCCGGTCGCGGTGGCGAGCGTGCTGTTCGTGCCGCTCGCCGCCCTCGGGCTCTATCTCGCCGTCGGCTCGCCGGAGATGCCGGACCAGCCGCTCGAGGCCCGCCTCGCCGCCTCCAACGGCGAGCACGACGTCTCTGCAATGGTGGCGCAGGTCGAGGCGCACCTCGAGCAGAACCCCGGCGACGTCCGCGGCTGGCTGGTGGTCGCGCCGATCTACATGCGCATGGGCCGCTACGCCGACGCCGCCGCCGCCTGGGGCAAGGCGACCGCGCTCGGCGCCGACGACGTCGACACCCGCGAGAGCCTCGGCGAGGCGCTGGTGGCGGCCAACCAGGGCATCGTCACCGAAGAGGCGCAGGCCGCCTTCGACGCCGTGGTCGCCGCCGACGGCGACCGGCCGAAATCGCTCTACTACCGCGCCCTCGGCCTGAAGCAGGCCGGCCGCAACGACGAGGCGCTCGCCGCCTTCGAGGCGTTGATGGCGCGCTCGCCCGCCGACGCGCCGTGGCTGCCGGAGGTGCGCGCCCGCCGCGGCGAGTTGCTCGCCGCCCTCGGCCGGCCGAAGGACACGCCCGAGCCTGCGACGCTGCCGGCGATGGCGCCGCCGGTCGCCGCCGCGCCCGGTCCGGACGCCGGCGACGTCGCCGCCGCCGCGGGCATGTCGGAGGGCGACCGCCAGCAGATGATCCAGGGCATGGTGCAGCGCCTCGCCGACCGGCTCGCCGCCGATCCGAAGGACGCCGAGGGCTGGCAGCGCCTGATCCGCGCCTACGCCGTGCTCGGCCGCACCGCCGACGCAAAGGCGGCCTACGCCAAGGCGAAGGAGACCTTCGCCGGCGACGCGGCGGTGCTCGAAGGCATCGAGGCGGTGGCGAGCGAGGCCGGCGTCTCCGGCTAG
- a CDS encoding RT0821/Lpp0805 family surface protein: MSFKKIAVAGMVATMLAGCASDPTVGQKATLGTLAGAVGGAAIGSAFGQGSGKVAAIAAGALIGGFLGNQIGAQMDEQDRQYYYYAQSQAFESGYAQNWSNPQSGRYGEIRPGAPFEVNRQVCRQYTSTVYIDGRPQTARGTACRNPDGTWRPVD, encoded by the coding sequence ATGTCGTTCAAGAAGATTGCGGTGGCCGGGATGGTCGCGACCATGCTGGCCGGTTGCGCCTCCGATCCGACGGTCGGGCAGAAGGCGACGCTCGGCACGCTCGCCGGCGCCGTGGGCGGCGCCGCGATCGGCTCGGCCTTCGGTCAGGGCTCGGGCAAGGTGGCGGCGATCGCCGCCGGCGCGCTGATCGGCGGCTTCCTCGGCAACCAGATCGGCGCCCAGATGGACGAGCAGGATCGTCAGTACTACTACTATGCGCAGTCGCAGGCGTTCGAGTCCGGCTACGCCCAGAACTGGTCGAACCCGCAGTCCGGCCGCTACGGCGAGATCCGCCCGGGCGCGCCCTTCGAGGTCAACCGTCAGGTCTGCCGCCAGTACACCAGCACCGTCTACATCGACGGTCGCCCGCAGACCGCCCGCGGCACCGCCTGCCGCAACCCCGACGGCACCTGGCGCCCGGTCGACTGA
- a CDS encoding sensor histidine kinase, whose amino-acid sequence MADDPAAAPAKAPLRRGVAARGSLALRLMLVSAVWSAIALAVAGLVLTELYRTDIVRGFDARLEVYQKTIAGRVAATPAGETPDPGSLGEPRFLLPLTGWYWMIRDAVSGTTVAASRSLYGELLDVPSPPPDGTPTAAFVRGPVDADLRLSVQRVTVGERRYDVVVTGNADEIRTDVAAFGRRVFVTLAVLAAGLLVASVLQVRIGLRPLERMRAALADIRAGRNTRLPSDLPSEIAPLGQELNALIETNVAVVERARGHVGNLAHALKTPLSVMLNEARAEDGPLAGKVVEQVQLMRAQVDRHLDRARVAAERRVVGAAADLGRSLEGLANVLRRAHADRAVDIVVTAPPALRARIERRDLEDVVGNLMDNACKYGRGRVRVAARGETDALAARPMVTVTVEDDGPGVPETRYAEVLGRGRRLDETVPGSGLGLAIADEIVEAYGGTMMLGRSELGGLAVAVRLPQS is encoded by the coding sequence GTGGCCGACGATCCCGCCGCCGCGCCCGCCAAGGCCCCGCTCCGGCGCGGCGTCGCCGCGCGCGGCTCGCTGGCGCTCCGGCTGATGCTGGTCTCGGCGGTGTGGAGCGCGATCGCGCTCGCCGTCGCCGGTCTCGTGCTGACCGAGCTCTACCGCACCGACATCGTCCGCGGCTTCGACGCCCGCCTCGAGGTCTACCAGAAGACCATCGCCGGCCGCGTCGCCGCGACCCCGGCCGGCGAAACGCCCGATCCCGGCAGCCTCGGCGAGCCGCGCTTCCTGCTGCCGCTGACCGGCTGGTACTGGATGATCCGCGACGCGGTGAGCGGCACCACGGTGGCGGCGAGCCGCTCGCTCTACGGCGAACTCCTCGACGTGCCCTCGCCGCCGCCAGACGGCACCCCGACCGCGGCCTTCGTGCGCGGCCCGGTCGACGCCGACCTGCGGCTGTCGGTGCAGCGCGTCACGGTGGGCGAGCGGCGTTACGACGTGGTCGTCACCGGCAACGCCGACGAGATCCGCACCGACGTCGCCGCCTTCGGCCGCCGGGTGTTCGTGACGCTGGCGGTGCTGGCCGCCGGTCTCCTGGTCGCCTCGGTGCTGCAGGTGCGGATCGGCCTCAGGCCGCTCGAACGCATGCGCGCCGCCCTCGCCGACATCCGCGCCGGCCGCAACACCCGCCTGCCGTCGGACCTGCCGAGCGAGATCGCCCCGCTCGGCCAGGAGCTCAACGCGCTGATCGAGACCAACGTCGCCGTGGTCGAGCGCGCGCGCGGCCACGTCGGCAACCTCGCCCACGCCCTGAAGACGCCGCTCAGCGTGATGCTGAACGAGGCGCGCGCCGAGGACGGGCCGCTCGCCGGCAAGGTGGTCGAGCAGGTCCAACTGATGCGCGCCCAGGTCGACCGCCACCTCGACCGCGCCCGCGTCGCCGCCGAGCGCCGCGTCGTCGGCGCCGCCGCCGACCTCGGTCGGTCGCTCGAGGGCCTCGCCAACGTGCTGCGCCGCGCCCACGCCGACCGCGCCGTCGACATCGTCGTGACGGCGCCGCCGGCGCTGCGCGCGCGCATCGAGCGGCGCGACCTCGAGGACGTCGTCGGCAACCTGATGGACAACGCCTGCAAATACGGCCGCGGCCGCGTCCGCGTCGCCGCCCGCGGCGAGACCGACGCGTTGGCGGCGCGGCCGATGGTGACGGTGACGGTGGAGGACGACGGCCCCGGCGTTCCCGAGACGCGCTACGCCGAAGTGCTCGGCCGCGGCCGCCGCCTCGACGAGACCGTGCCGGGCTCCGGCCTCGGCCTCGCCATCGCCGACGAGATCGTCGAGGCCTACGGCGGCACGATGATGCTCGGCCGCTCGGAGCTGGGAGGATTGGCGGTGGCCGTGCGCCTGCCGCAGAGTTGA
- a CDS encoding response regulator transcription factor, whose protein sequence is MRVLIVEDDPDLSRQLVTACRDAGWVVDTAADGEEGHFLGDTEPYDAVVLDIGLPKMDGLSVLEAWRRAQRRMPVLLLTARDRWSDKVAGIDAGADDYVAKPFHMEEVLARLRALMRRAAGHASNEIEVGSVRLDVKAGRVTVDGNPVKLTSHEFRLMQYLMLHVDKVVSRTELVEHLYDQDFDRDSNTIEVFVGRLRKKLGVDVIETVRGLGYRIASRPGG, encoded by the coding sequence ATGCGCGTGCTCATCGTCGAGGACGATCCCGATCTCAGCCGGCAGCTGGTCACGGCCTGCCGCGACGCCGGCTGGGTGGTCGACACCGCGGCCGACGGCGAGGAGGGTCACTTCCTCGGCGACACCGAGCCCTACGACGCCGTGGTGCTCGACATCGGTCTGCCGAAGATGGACGGCCTCAGCGTGCTCGAGGCCTGGCGCCGCGCCCAGCGCCGGATGCCGGTGCTGCTGCTGACCGCCCGCGACCGCTGGAGCGACAAGGTCGCCGGCATCGACGCCGGCGCCGACGACTACGTCGCCAAGCCCTTTCACATGGAGGAGGTGCTGGCGCGCCTGCGCGCCCTGATGCGCCGCGCCGCCGGCCACGCCTCCAACGAGATCGAGGTCGGCTCCGTCCGCCTCGACGTCAAGGCCGGCCGGGTCACCGTCGACGGCAACCCGGTGAAGCTGACCAGCCACGAGTTCCGCCTGATGCAGTATCTCATGCTGCACGTCGACAAGGTGGTCTCGCGCACCGAGCTGGTCGAGCATCTCTACGACCAGGACTTCGATCGCGATTCCAACACGATCGAGGTCTTCGTCGGCCGCCTGCGCAAGAAGCTCGGCGTCGACGTGATCGAGACCGTGCGCGGCCTCGGCTACCGCATCGCCTCGCGGCCGGGCGGCTGA
- a CDS encoding PepSY domain-containing protein, which translates to MGRLAAPRAVRGILLATALLAAGAAPAAAACLSGQEARQAVASGQAQRLGAIARKVGGDIVDAQLCEQGGRLVYRLAVMVDGGAVVNVVVDARSGQRLR; encoded by the coding sequence ATGGGACGTCTCGCCGCCCCCCGCGCCGTCCGGGGGATCCTCCTCGCAACCGCACTCCTCGCCGCCGGCGCCGCGCCGGCGGCGGCCGCCTGCCTGTCCGGGCAGGAGGCGCGGCAGGCGGTGGCGAGCGGGCAGGCGCAGCGCCTCGGCGCGATCGCCCGCAAGGTCGGCGGCGACATCGTCGACGCCCAGCTGTGCGAACAGGGCGGCCGGCTGGTCTACCGCCTCGCGGTGATGGTCGACGGCGGCGCGGTGGTCAACGTGGTGGTCGACGCCCGGTCCGGCCAGCGCCTGAGATAA
- a CDS encoding DUF2793 domain-containing protein, whose translation MSDTTDRLQLPRLAAAQAQKHVTHNDALAILDALVQLAVADRDLTAPPASPAAGERHLVAAGATGAWAGRAGEIAEYLDGAWRFHAPRAGWTAYVAAEGAAVVYDGTGWTAAAGEGAAAILAKLLTVDGAGSGLDADRLGGIGHATLAAASQARASIAGGGTLAVSAAGEVSWSARYVVGAGRGAQFAPAGSFDVVCPTSGTVTGVGGAADRTATSAGVALAAFETLYFVPPVGGATAGAADFRVCGGSADFAVPGHWIALARRDGESGGVLFPGGVRVGLGESFAQAASTTPRPRLDRLGINAAADATNRLVAALSAALITDEGAGVQVKVNKTGAANTGALVFQTGFSGRAEFGLVGGDDFKLKVSPDGSTWTEALAVDRTAGTATLRQLALTTALAVGQGGSGARTPASARKALGLAVPNVPKRRRLTGSAWLASTSAADNDWRGVCWAAELGLFVAVGASGSGNRVMTSPDGIAWTARTSAADNNWRAVCWSPELSLLVAVGDSGTGNRVMTSPDGITWTARASAADGGWYAVCWSPQLALFVAVGYGTVSTQIMTSPDGIAWTVRTSPAANQWFSVDWTAELGLFVAVSVDGGTSQVMTSPNGIAWTLRSVPASRSWTRVRWSAELGIFVAVAASGTGTRAMTSPDGVTWTLRTTATDSVWYGLAWAPEIGLWAAVSSDGTVMTSPDGVTWTAGTSPAVLAWRSLAWSPELGLFAAVASTGSGNRAMTSVSAHAITYRS comes from the coding sequence ATGTCGGATACGACTGACCGGCTGCAACTGCCGCGGCTGGCGGCGGCGCAGGCGCAGAAGCACGTCACCCACAACGACGCCCTCGCCATCCTCGACGCGCTGGTACAGCTCGCCGTCGCCGACCGCGACCTGACGGCGCCGCCGGCGAGCCCGGCCGCTGGCGAGCGCCACCTCGTCGCCGCCGGGGCGACCGGCGCCTGGGCCGGCCGGGCCGGCGAGATCGCCGAGTATCTCGACGGCGCCTGGCGCTTCCACGCGCCGCGGGCCGGCTGGACCGCCTACGTGGCGGCCGAGGGCGCCGCCGTCGTCTACGACGGCACCGGCTGGACCGCGGCGGCGGGGGAGGGCGCCGCGGCGATCCTCGCCAAGCTGCTCACGGTCGACGGTGCCGGCAGCGGCCTCGACGCCGACCGGCTCGGCGGCATCGGCCACGCGACGCTGGCGGCGGCGTCGCAGGCGCGCGCGTCGATCGCCGGCGGCGGCACGCTGGCGGTGTCGGCGGCCGGCGAGGTGTCGTGGTCGGCGCGCTACGTGGTCGGGGCCGGGCGCGGGGCGCAGTTCGCGCCGGCCGGCAGCTTCGACGTGGTCTGCCCGACGTCCGGCACGGTGACTGGCGTCGGCGGCGCAGCCGACCGCACGGCGACGTCGGCGGGCGTGGCGCTCGCCGCCTTCGAGACGCTCTACTTCGTGCCGCCGGTCGGCGGTGCGACGGCGGGCGCGGCCGACTTCCGCGTCTGCGGGGGATCGGCCGACTTCGCCGTGCCCGGTCACTGGATCGCGCTCGCCCGCCGCGACGGCGAGAGCGGCGGCGTGCTGTTCCCCGGCGGCGTCCGCGTCGGGCTCGGCGAGAGCTTCGCCCAGGCGGCCTCGACGACGCCGCGGCCGCGGCTCGACCGGCTCGGCATCAACGCCGCGGCGGACGCCACCAACCGGCTGGTCGCCGCGCTCTCGGCCGCGCTGATCACCGACGAGGGCGCCGGCGTCCAGGTCAAGGTCAACAAAACCGGCGCGGCCAACACCGGCGCGCTCGTGTTCCAGACCGGCTTCTCCGGCCGCGCCGAGTTCGGCCTCGTCGGCGGCGACGACTTCAAGCTGAAGGTCTCGCCGGACGGTTCGACCTGGACCGAGGCGCTGGCGGTCGACCGCACCGCCGGCACCGCGACGCTCCGCCAGCTGGCGTTGACCACGGCGCTCGCCGTCGGCCAGGGCGGCTCCGGCGCACGCACGCCGGCGAGCGCGCGCAAGGCGCTGGGGCTCGCGGTCCCGAACGTGCCGAAGCGGCGGCGGCTGACCGGGTCGGCGTGGCTGGCGTCGACGAGCGCGGCCGACAACGACTGGCGCGGCGTCTGCTGGGCGGCCGAGCTCGGCCTGTTCGTGGCCGTCGGCGCCTCCGGGAGCGGCAACCGGGTGATGACGTCCCCGGACGGGATCGCGTGGACGGCGAGGACGAGCGCCGCCGACAACAACTGGCGCGCGGTCTGCTGGTCGCCCGAGTTGTCGCTCCTGGTCGCCGTCGGCGACAGCGGCACCGGCAACCGCGTGATGACCTCGCCGGACGGGATCACCTGGACGGCCCGCGCCTCGGCGGCCGACGGCGGCTGGTACGCGGTGTGCTGGTCGCCGCAGCTCGCCCTGTTCGTGGCGGTCGGCTACGGCACGGTCTCGACCCAGATCATGACCTCGCCGGACGGGATCGCCTGGACGGTGCGCACCTCGCCCGCCGCGAACCAGTGGTTCTCGGTGGACTGGACGGCCGAACTCGGCCTGTTCGTCGCGGTCTCGGTCGACGGCGGCACGAGCCAGGTGATGACCTCGCCGAACGGCATCGCGTGGACGCTGCGCTCGGTGCCGGCGTCGCGGTCGTGGACGCGGGTGCGCTGGTCGGCCGAACTCGGGATCTTCGTGGCGGTGGCCGCCTCCGGCACCGGTACGCGCGCGATGACCTCGCCCGACGGCGTCACGTGGACGCTCCGGACCACGGCGACCGACTCGGTCTGGTACGGCCTCGCGTGGGCACCCGAGATCGGCCTGTGGGCCGCCGTCTCCTCCGACGGCACGGTCATGACCTCGCCGGACGGGGTCACCTGGACCGCCGGCACGTCGCCGGCGGTGCTGGCGTGGCGCTCGCTGGCGTGGTCGCCCGAACTCGGCCTGTTCGCCGCGGTCGCCAGCACCGGCAGCGGCAACCGCGCGATGACCTCGGTCTCGGCGCACGCGATCACCTACAGGAGCTGA